A window of Rhodococcus sp. SGAir0479 contains these coding sequences:
- a CDS encoding biotin transporter BioY, with protein sequence MSPTSPTGTPRNTARDLAQIAVFAALIIALGLPGTITIGGSGVPITLQALGVMLAGALLGPRKGTLAVLTVIVLGLALPVLAGGRTSLMSLSSPTAGFLIGWLPAAAVIGWLSYRMLPRYNTVAGVAINLLGGVVVLYAFGLGGMLLRTDMTLAAAFAANATFLPGDAVKAVVAAVVAAQVHRAYPALAAPRVPTAPVRVDTADAA encoded by the coding sequence GTGTCGCCGACATCCCCCACGGGCACTCCCCGCAACACTGCCCGCGATCTCGCGCAGATCGCCGTCTTCGCGGCGCTCATCATCGCCCTGGGCCTGCCCGGGACGATCACGATCGGCGGTTCGGGCGTCCCGATCACCCTGCAGGCGCTCGGCGTCATGCTCGCCGGTGCCCTGCTGGGGCCGCGCAAGGGCACCTTGGCCGTGCTGACGGTGATCGTCCTCGGCCTGGCGCTGCCCGTGCTCGCGGGCGGGCGCACGTCGCTGATGTCGCTGTCGAGCCCGACGGCCGGGTTCCTCATCGGCTGGCTCCCGGCGGCCGCCGTGATCGGTTGGCTGAGCTACCGGATGCTGCCGCGGTACAACACGGTCGCCGGTGTCGCGATCAACCTGCTCGGTGGCGTCGTGGTGCTGTACGCCTTCGGTCTCGGGGGCATGCTGCTGCGCACCGACATGACGCTGGCGGCGGCGTTCGCCGCCAACGCCACGTTCCTGCCCGGTGACGCCGTCAAGGCGGTCGTCGCCGCGGTCGTCGCCGCCCAGGTGCACCGCGCGTACCCGGCGCTCGCCGCGCCGCGCGTGCCCACGGCGCCGGTGCGTGTCGACACCGCAGACGCTGCCTGA